A genomic stretch from Poecile atricapillus isolate bPoeAtr1 chromosome 10, bPoeAtr1.hap1, whole genome shotgun sequence includes:
- the DEF8 gene encoding differentially expressed in FDCP 8 homolog isoform X5: MGGGCRTVAMASDERLARFRQAHLNPFNKTPEQLERPDGESPAPAQQPDPTPGDPEGALDLGLAEDHFSRPVGLILASDVPQLRRAIEECKRVILALPEHSERQKDAVVRLIHLRLKLQELKDPGEDEPNIRVVLEHRFYKEKSKSVKQMCDKCSTIIWGLIQTWYTCTGCYYRCHSKCLPLVSRPCVRAQVSHQAEYQLSICPESGLDSQDYRCAECRAPISLRGVPSEARQCDYTGLYYCSSCHWNDLAVVPARAIHNWDFEPRKVSRCSMRYLALMVSRPVLKLREINPLLFNYVEELVEIRKLRQDILLMKPYFITCKEAMEARLLLQLQDRQHFVENDEMYSLQDLIDIEAGRLSCSLTEIHTLFAKHIKLDCERCQAKGFVCELCREGDVLFPFDSHTSVCADCSAVFHRDCYYDNSTTCPRCTRLSLRKQSLFQDSGTEAEP, from the exons ATGGGTGGAGGGTGCCG GACGGTGGCAATGGCGTCAGATGAGCGGCTGGCCCGCTTCCGCCAGGCCCACCTGAACCCCTTCAACAAGACCCCTGAGCAGCTGGAGCGCCCCGATGGAGAATCCCCTGCCCCAG CCCAGCAGCCGGATCCCACCCCAGGGGACCCCGAGGGCGCCCTGGACCTGGGGCTGGCCGAGGACCACTTCTCCCGCCCCGTG GGGCTGATCCTGGCGTCGGACGTGCCGCAGCTGCGCCGGGCCATTGAGGAGTGCAAGCGGGTGATCCTGGCGCTGCCCGAGCACTCGGAGCGGCAGAAGGACGCCGTGGTTCGGCTCATCCACCTCCGCCTcaagctgcaggagctgaag GACCCTGGTGAGGATGAGCCCAACATCCGGGTGGTCCTGGAGCATCGTTTCTACAAGGAGAAGAGTAAGAGTGTCAAGCAGATGTGCGACAAGTGCAGCACCATCATCTGGGGGCTCATCCAGACCTGGTACACCTGCACAG GCTGCTACTACCGGTGCCACAGCAAGTGCCTGCCGCTGGTGAGCCGGCCGTGCGTGCGGGCCCAGGTGAGCCACCAGGCCGAGTACCAGCTCAGCATCTGCCCCGAGAGCGGGCTGGACAGCCAGGACTATCGCTGTGCCGAGTGCCGGGCCCCCATCTCCCTCC GGGGGGTGCCCAGCGAGGCCCGGCAGTGCGACTACACCGGCCTCTACTACTGCTCCAGCTGCCACTGGAACGACCTGGCCGTGGTGCCCGCCCGTGCCATCCACAACTGGGACTTCGAGCCCCGCAAG GTGTCGCGCTGCAGCATGAGGTACCTGGCACTGATGGTGTCACGGCCGGTGCTGAAGCTGCGGGAGATCAACCCACTGCTCTTCAACTACGTGGAGGAGCTGGTGGAGATCCGG AAGCTGCGCCAGGACATCCTGCTGATGAAGCCCTACTTCATCACCTGCAAGGAGGCGATGGAGGcgcggctgctgctgcag CTGCAGGACCGGCAGCACTTCGTGGAGAACGATGAGATGTACTCACTGCAGGACCTGATCGACATCGAGGCCGGGCgcctcagctgctccctcaCCGAGATCCACACGCTCTTTGCCAAGCACATCAAGCTGGACTGCGAG CGATGCCAGGCCAAGGGCTTTGTCTGCGAGCTGTGCCGGGAGGGCGACGTGCTCTTCCCCTTCGACAGCCACACCTCGGTCTGCGCCGACTGCTCCGCCGTCTTCCACAG GGACTGCTACTACGACAACTCCACCACCTGCCCCCGGTGCACCCGGCTGAGCCTGCGGAAGCAATCCTTGTTCCAGGACTCCGGCACGGAGGCAGAGCCCTGA
- the DBNDD1 gene encoding dysbindin domain-containing protein 1 isoform X1, producing the protein MQAEARGEFCSRDQRPELGKEPLVPERPAGTPTHGPAQETPRVPAEEQGGIPIPSAGLLQVTERRQPLSSVSSLEVHFDLLDLTELTDMSDQELAEVFADSDEENVAGETAGGERGSGAAAPGLSARPGASLTAHPPVRPAGLQPPAVPRAGYLRSPSWTRAREQGRDKKHLSDPELPPGPPDAFLPAERPREP; encoded by the exons ATGCAGGCGGAGGCCAGAGGGGAGTTCTGCAGCCGGGACCAGCGCCCTG AGCTTGGCAAGGAGCCACTGGTCCCGGAGCGCCCTGCAGGGACCCCGACCCACGGGCCGGCCCAGGAGACCCCCCGAGTCCCCGCGGAGGAGCAGGGTggcatccccatccccagcgCCGGCCTGCTGCAGGTCACCGAGCGCCGAC AGCCCCTGAGCAGCGTGTCTTCGCTGGAGGTGCACTTCGACCTGCTGGACCTGACGGAGTTGACGGATATGTCGGACCAGGAGCTTGCCGAGGTCTTCGCCGACTCCGACGAGGAGAACGTGGCCGGAGAGACGGCCGGCGGTGAGCGGGGGTCCGGGGCCGCCGCTCCCGGTCTGTCCGCCCGTCCCGGTGCGTCGCTGACCGCCCACCCGCCGGTGCGTCCCGCAGGGCTGCAGCCGCCGGCGGTGCCGCGGGCCGGGTACCTGCGCTCGCCCTCCTGGACCCGCGCGCGGGAGCAGGGCCGGGACAAGAAGCACCTGAGTGACCCCGAGCTGCCGCCGGGACCCCCGGATGCCTTCCTGCCCGCCGAGCGCCCGCGGGAGCCGTAG
- the DEF8 gene encoding differentially expressed in FDCP 8 homolog isoform X3, with product MASDERLARFRQAHLNPFNKTPEQLERPDGESPAPAQQPDPTPGDPEGALDLGLAEDHFSRPVGLILASDVPQLRRAIEECKRVILALPEHSERQKDAVVRLIHLRLKLQELKDPGEDEPNIRVVLEHRFYKEKSKSVKQMCDKCSTIIWGLIQTWYTCTGCYYRCHSKCLPLVSRPCVRAQVSHQAEYQLSICPESGLDSQDYRCAECRAPISLRGVPSEARQCDYTGLYYCSSCHWNDLAVVPARAIHNWDFEPRKVSRCSMRYLALMVSRPVLKLREINPLLFNYVEELVEIRKLRQDILLMKPYFITCKEAMEARLLLQLQDRQHFVENDEMYSLQDLIDIEAGRLSCSLTEIHTLFAKHIKLDCERCQAKGFVCELCREGDVLFPFDSHTSVCADCSAVFHRYRHAGAGCGDMGMPGGDPTLSPSTSRDCYYDNSTTCPRCTRLSLRKQSLFQDSGTEAEP from the exons ATGGCGTCAGATGAGCGGCTGGCCCGCTTCCGCCAGGCCCACCTGAACCCCTTCAACAAGACCCCTGAGCAGCTGGAGCGCCCCGATGGAGAATCCCCTGCCCCAG CCCAGCAGCCGGATCCCACCCCAGGGGACCCCGAGGGCGCCCTGGACCTGGGGCTGGCCGAGGACCACTTCTCCCGCCCCGTG GGGCTGATCCTGGCGTCGGACGTGCCGCAGCTGCGCCGGGCCATTGAGGAGTGCAAGCGGGTGATCCTGGCGCTGCCCGAGCACTCGGAGCGGCAGAAGGACGCCGTGGTTCGGCTCATCCACCTCCGCCTcaagctgcaggagctgaag GACCCTGGTGAGGATGAGCCCAACATCCGGGTGGTCCTGGAGCATCGTTTCTACAAGGAGAAGAGTAAGAGTGTCAAGCAGATGTGCGACAAGTGCAGCACCATCATCTGGGGGCTCATCCAGACCTGGTACACCTGCACAG GCTGCTACTACCGGTGCCACAGCAAGTGCCTGCCGCTGGTGAGCCGGCCGTGCGTGCGGGCCCAGGTGAGCCACCAGGCCGAGTACCAGCTCAGCATCTGCCCCGAGAGCGGGCTGGACAGCCAGGACTATCGCTGTGCCGAGTGCCGGGCCCCCATCTCCCTCC GGGGGGTGCCCAGCGAGGCCCGGCAGTGCGACTACACCGGCCTCTACTACTGCTCCAGCTGCCACTGGAACGACCTGGCCGTGGTGCCCGCCCGTGCCATCCACAACTGGGACTTCGAGCCCCGCAAG GTGTCGCGCTGCAGCATGAGGTACCTGGCACTGATGGTGTCACGGCCGGTGCTGAAGCTGCGGGAGATCAACCCACTGCTCTTCAACTACGTGGAGGAGCTGGTGGAGATCCGG AAGCTGCGCCAGGACATCCTGCTGATGAAGCCCTACTTCATCACCTGCAAGGAGGCGATGGAGGcgcggctgctgctgcag CTGCAGGACCGGCAGCACTTCGTGGAGAACGATGAGATGTACTCACTGCAGGACCTGATCGACATCGAGGCCGGGCgcctcagctgctccctcaCCGAGATCCACACGCTCTTTGCCAAGCACATCAAGCTGGACTGCGAG CGATGCCAGGCCAAGGGCTTTGTCTGCGAGCTGTGCCGGGAGGGCGACGTGCTCTTCCCCTTCGACAGCCACACCTCGGTCTGCGCCGACTGCTCCGCCGTCTTCCACAGGTACCGACACGCGGGGGCgggatgtggggacatggggatgcCAGGGGGTGACCCAACACTGTCCCCCTCCACCTCCAGGGACTGCTACTACGACAACTCCACCACCTGCCCCCGGTGCACCCGGCTGAGCCTGCGGAAGCAATCCTTGTTCCAGGACTCCGGCACGGAGGCAGAGCCCTGA
- the DBNDD1 gene encoding dysbindin domain-containing protein 1 isoform X2, giving the protein MQAEARGEFCSRDQRPELGKEPLVPERPAGTPTHGPAQETPRVPAEEQGGIPIPSAGLLQVTERRQPLSSVSSLEVHFDLLDLTELTDMSDQELAEVFADSDEENVAGETAGGLQPPAVPRAGYLRSPSWTRAREQGRDKKHLSDPELPPGPPDAFLPAERPREP; this is encoded by the exons ATGCAGGCGGAGGCCAGAGGGGAGTTCTGCAGCCGGGACCAGCGCCCTG AGCTTGGCAAGGAGCCACTGGTCCCGGAGCGCCCTGCAGGGACCCCGACCCACGGGCCGGCCCAGGAGACCCCCCGAGTCCCCGCGGAGGAGCAGGGTggcatccccatccccagcgCCGGCCTGCTGCAGGTCACCGAGCGCCGAC AGCCCCTGAGCAGCGTGTCTTCGCTGGAGGTGCACTTCGACCTGCTGGACCTGACGGAGTTGACGGATATGTCGGACCAGGAGCTTGCCGAGGTCTTCGCCGACTCCGACGAGGAGAACGTGGCCGGAGAGACGGCCGGCG GGCTGCAGCCGCCGGCGGTGCCGCGGGCCGGGTACCTGCGCTCGCCCTCCTGGACCCGCGCGCGGGAGCAGGGCCGGGACAAGAAGCACCTGAGTGACCCCGAGCTGCCGCCGGGACCCCCGGATGCCTTCCTGCCCGCCGAGCGCCCGCGGGAGCCGTAG
- the DEF8 gene encoding differentially expressed in FDCP 8 homolog isoform X1, with amino-acid sequence MGGGCRRTVAMASDERLARFRQAHLNPFNKTPEQLERPDGESPAPAQQPDPTPGDPEGALDLGLAEDHFSRPVGLILASDVPQLRRAIEECKRVILALPEHSERQKDAVVRLIHLRLKLQELKDPGEDEPNIRVVLEHRFYKEKSKSVKQMCDKCSTIIWGLIQTWYTCTGCYYRCHSKCLPLVSRPCVRAQVSHQAEYQLSICPESGLDSQDYRCAECRAPISLRGVPSEARQCDYTGLYYCSSCHWNDLAVVPARAIHNWDFEPRKVSRCSMRYLALMVSRPVLKLREINPLLFNYVEELVEIRKLRQDILLMKPYFITCKEAMEARLLLQLQDRQHFVENDEMYSLQDLIDIEAGRLSCSLTEIHTLFAKHIKLDCERCQAKGFVCELCREGDVLFPFDSHTSVCADCSAVFHRYRHAGAGCGDMGMPGGDPTLSPSTSRDCYYDNSTTCPRCTRLSLRKQSLFQDSGTEAEP; translated from the exons ATGGGTGGAGGGTGCCG CAGGACGGTGGCAATGGCGTCAGATGAGCGGCTGGCCCGCTTCCGCCAGGCCCACCTGAACCCCTTCAACAAGACCCCTGAGCAGCTGGAGCGCCCCGATGGAGAATCCCCTGCCCCAG CCCAGCAGCCGGATCCCACCCCAGGGGACCCCGAGGGCGCCCTGGACCTGGGGCTGGCCGAGGACCACTTCTCCCGCCCCGTG GGGCTGATCCTGGCGTCGGACGTGCCGCAGCTGCGCCGGGCCATTGAGGAGTGCAAGCGGGTGATCCTGGCGCTGCCCGAGCACTCGGAGCGGCAGAAGGACGCCGTGGTTCGGCTCATCCACCTCCGCCTcaagctgcaggagctgaag GACCCTGGTGAGGATGAGCCCAACATCCGGGTGGTCCTGGAGCATCGTTTCTACAAGGAGAAGAGTAAGAGTGTCAAGCAGATGTGCGACAAGTGCAGCACCATCATCTGGGGGCTCATCCAGACCTGGTACACCTGCACAG GCTGCTACTACCGGTGCCACAGCAAGTGCCTGCCGCTGGTGAGCCGGCCGTGCGTGCGGGCCCAGGTGAGCCACCAGGCCGAGTACCAGCTCAGCATCTGCCCCGAGAGCGGGCTGGACAGCCAGGACTATCGCTGTGCCGAGTGCCGGGCCCCCATCTCCCTCC GGGGGGTGCCCAGCGAGGCCCGGCAGTGCGACTACACCGGCCTCTACTACTGCTCCAGCTGCCACTGGAACGACCTGGCCGTGGTGCCCGCCCGTGCCATCCACAACTGGGACTTCGAGCCCCGCAAG GTGTCGCGCTGCAGCATGAGGTACCTGGCACTGATGGTGTCACGGCCGGTGCTGAAGCTGCGGGAGATCAACCCACTGCTCTTCAACTACGTGGAGGAGCTGGTGGAGATCCGG AAGCTGCGCCAGGACATCCTGCTGATGAAGCCCTACTTCATCACCTGCAAGGAGGCGATGGAGGcgcggctgctgctgcag CTGCAGGACCGGCAGCACTTCGTGGAGAACGATGAGATGTACTCACTGCAGGACCTGATCGACATCGAGGCCGGGCgcctcagctgctccctcaCCGAGATCCACACGCTCTTTGCCAAGCACATCAAGCTGGACTGCGAG CGATGCCAGGCCAAGGGCTTTGTCTGCGAGCTGTGCCGGGAGGGCGACGTGCTCTTCCCCTTCGACAGCCACACCTCGGTCTGCGCCGACTGCTCCGCCGTCTTCCACAGGTACCGACACGCGGGGGCgggatgtggggacatggggatgcCAGGGGGTGACCCAACACTGTCCCCCTCCACCTCCAGGGACTGCTACTACGACAACTCCACCACCTGCCCCCGGTGCACCCGGCTGAGCCTGCGGAAGCAATCCTTGTTCCAGGACTCCGGCACGGAGGCAGAGCCCTGA
- the DEF8 gene encoding differentially expressed in FDCP 8 homolog isoform X4: MGGGCRRTVAMASDERLARFRQAHLNPFNKTPEQLERPDGESPAPAQQPDPTPGDPEGALDLGLAEDHFSRPVGLILASDVPQLRRAIEECKRVILALPEHSERQKDAVVRLIHLRLKLQELKDPGEDEPNIRVVLEHRFYKEKSKSVKQMCDKCSTIIWGLIQTWYTCTGCYYRCHSKCLPLVSRPCVRAQVSHQAEYQLSICPESGLDSQDYRCAECRAPISLRGVPSEARQCDYTGLYYCSSCHWNDLAVVPARAIHNWDFEPRKVSRCSMRYLALMVSRPVLKLREINPLLFNYVEELVEIRKLRQDILLMKPYFITCKEAMEARLLLQLQDRQHFVENDEMYSLQDLIDIEAGRLSCSLTEIHTLFAKHIKLDCERCQAKGFVCELCREGDVLFPFDSHTSVCADCSAVFHRDCYYDNSTTCPRCTRLSLRKQSLFQDSGTEAEP; encoded by the exons ATGGGTGGAGGGTGCCG CAGGACGGTGGCAATGGCGTCAGATGAGCGGCTGGCCCGCTTCCGCCAGGCCCACCTGAACCCCTTCAACAAGACCCCTGAGCAGCTGGAGCGCCCCGATGGAGAATCCCCTGCCCCAG CCCAGCAGCCGGATCCCACCCCAGGGGACCCCGAGGGCGCCCTGGACCTGGGGCTGGCCGAGGACCACTTCTCCCGCCCCGTG GGGCTGATCCTGGCGTCGGACGTGCCGCAGCTGCGCCGGGCCATTGAGGAGTGCAAGCGGGTGATCCTGGCGCTGCCCGAGCACTCGGAGCGGCAGAAGGACGCCGTGGTTCGGCTCATCCACCTCCGCCTcaagctgcaggagctgaag GACCCTGGTGAGGATGAGCCCAACATCCGGGTGGTCCTGGAGCATCGTTTCTACAAGGAGAAGAGTAAGAGTGTCAAGCAGATGTGCGACAAGTGCAGCACCATCATCTGGGGGCTCATCCAGACCTGGTACACCTGCACAG GCTGCTACTACCGGTGCCACAGCAAGTGCCTGCCGCTGGTGAGCCGGCCGTGCGTGCGGGCCCAGGTGAGCCACCAGGCCGAGTACCAGCTCAGCATCTGCCCCGAGAGCGGGCTGGACAGCCAGGACTATCGCTGTGCCGAGTGCCGGGCCCCCATCTCCCTCC GGGGGGTGCCCAGCGAGGCCCGGCAGTGCGACTACACCGGCCTCTACTACTGCTCCAGCTGCCACTGGAACGACCTGGCCGTGGTGCCCGCCCGTGCCATCCACAACTGGGACTTCGAGCCCCGCAAG GTGTCGCGCTGCAGCATGAGGTACCTGGCACTGATGGTGTCACGGCCGGTGCTGAAGCTGCGGGAGATCAACCCACTGCTCTTCAACTACGTGGAGGAGCTGGTGGAGATCCGG AAGCTGCGCCAGGACATCCTGCTGATGAAGCCCTACTTCATCACCTGCAAGGAGGCGATGGAGGcgcggctgctgctgcag CTGCAGGACCGGCAGCACTTCGTGGAGAACGATGAGATGTACTCACTGCAGGACCTGATCGACATCGAGGCCGGGCgcctcagctgctccctcaCCGAGATCCACACGCTCTTTGCCAAGCACATCAAGCTGGACTGCGAG CGATGCCAGGCCAAGGGCTTTGTCTGCGAGCTGTGCCGGGAGGGCGACGTGCTCTTCCCCTTCGACAGCCACACCTCGGTCTGCGCCGACTGCTCCGCCGTCTTCCACAG GGACTGCTACTACGACAACTCCACCACCTGCCCCCGGTGCACCCGGCTGAGCCTGCGGAAGCAATCCTTGTTCCAGGACTCCGGCACGGAGGCAGAGCCCTGA
- the DEF8 gene encoding differentially expressed in FDCP 8 homolog isoform X2, producing the protein MGGGCRTVAMASDERLARFRQAHLNPFNKTPEQLERPDGESPAPAQQPDPTPGDPEGALDLGLAEDHFSRPVGLILASDVPQLRRAIEECKRVILALPEHSERQKDAVVRLIHLRLKLQELKDPGEDEPNIRVVLEHRFYKEKSKSVKQMCDKCSTIIWGLIQTWYTCTGCYYRCHSKCLPLVSRPCVRAQVSHQAEYQLSICPESGLDSQDYRCAECRAPISLRGVPSEARQCDYTGLYYCSSCHWNDLAVVPARAIHNWDFEPRKVSRCSMRYLALMVSRPVLKLREINPLLFNYVEELVEIRKLRQDILLMKPYFITCKEAMEARLLLQLQDRQHFVENDEMYSLQDLIDIEAGRLSCSLTEIHTLFAKHIKLDCERCQAKGFVCELCREGDVLFPFDSHTSVCADCSAVFHRYRHAGAGCGDMGMPGGDPTLSPSTSRDCYYDNSTTCPRCTRLSLRKQSLFQDSGTEAEP; encoded by the exons ATGGGTGGAGGGTGCCG GACGGTGGCAATGGCGTCAGATGAGCGGCTGGCCCGCTTCCGCCAGGCCCACCTGAACCCCTTCAACAAGACCCCTGAGCAGCTGGAGCGCCCCGATGGAGAATCCCCTGCCCCAG CCCAGCAGCCGGATCCCACCCCAGGGGACCCCGAGGGCGCCCTGGACCTGGGGCTGGCCGAGGACCACTTCTCCCGCCCCGTG GGGCTGATCCTGGCGTCGGACGTGCCGCAGCTGCGCCGGGCCATTGAGGAGTGCAAGCGGGTGATCCTGGCGCTGCCCGAGCACTCGGAGCGGCAGAAGGACGCCGTGGTTCGGCTCATCCACCTCCGCCTcaagctgcaggagctgaag GACCCTGGTGAGGATGAGCCCAACATCCGGGTGGTCCTGGAGCATCGTTTCTACAAGGAGAAGAGTAAGAGTGTCAAGCAGATGTGCGACAAGTGCAGCACCATCATCTGGGGGCTCATCCAGACCTGGTACACCTGCACAG GCTGCTACTACCGGTGCCACAGCAAGTGCCTGCCGCTGGTGAGCCGGCCGTGCGTGCGGGCCCAGGTGAGCCACCAGGCCGAGTACCAGCTCAGCATCTGCCCCGAGAGCGGGCTGGACAGCCAGGACTATCGCTGTGCCGAGTGCCGGGCCCCCATCTCCCTCC GGGGGGTGCCCAGCGAGGCCCGGCAGTGCGACTACACCGGCCTCTACTACTGCTCCAGCTGCCACTGGAACGACCTGGCCGTGGTGCCCGCCCGTGCCATCCACAACTGGGACTTCGAGCCCCGCAAG GTGTCGCGCTGCAGCATGAGGTACCTGGCACTGATGGTGTCACGGCCGGTGCTGAAGCTGCGGGAGATCAACCCACTGCTCTTCAACTACGTGGAGGAGCTGGTGGAGATCCGG AAGCTGCGCCAGGACATCCTGCTGATGAAGCCCTACTTCATCACCTGCAAGGAGGCGATGGAGGcgcggctgctgctgcag CTGCAGGACCGGCAGCACTTCGTGGAGAACGATGAGATGTACTCACTGCAGGACCTGATCGACATCGAGGCCGGGCgcctcagctgctccctcaCCGAGATCCACACGCTCTTTGCCAAGCACATCAAGCTGGACTGCGAG CGATGCCAGGCCAAGGGCTTTGTCTGCGAGCTGTGCCGGGAGGGCGACGTGCTCTTCCCCTTCGACAGCCACACCTCGGTCTGCGCCGACTGCTCCGCCGTCTTCCACAGGTACCGACACGCGGGGGCgggatgtggggacatggggatgcCAGGGGGTGACCCAACACTGTCCCCCTCCACCTCCAGGGACTGCTACTACGACAACTCCACCACCTGCCCCCGGTGCACCCGGCTGAGCCTGCGGAAGCAATCCTTGTTCCAGGACTCCGGCACGGAGGCAGAGCCCTGA